From the genome of Streptomyces sp. NBC_01317, one region includes:
- a CDS encoding NTP transferase domain-containing protein: protein MTAYDAIVLAGGAAKRLGGIDKPAVRVGGRALLDRVLAACEGAGRTVVVGGRRPTVRPVRWAREDPPGGGPLAALDAGVRDVEADTVIVLSADLPFLGAPTVHRLIGTLDTSGREAALLVDADGRDQPLVAAYRAEPLRRELALLATEHGNLTGLPLRLLSHELDLARVDADPFASFDCDTWEDISTARARIREHGTVLDEWITAVKDELGIELDVDIPLLLDLARDAAHGVARPAAPLTTFLVGYAAGRAGGDGPEAVEAATRKAVALALRWADEAAGTDGPAADAGGAKGADAG, encoded by the coding sequence ATGACCGCGTATGACGCCATCGTGCTCGCCGGAGGCGCCGCCAAGCGCCTCGGCGGGATCGACAAGCCCGCCGTGCGTGTCGGTGGCCGTGCTCTGCTCGACCGGGTCCTGGCGGCCTGTGAAGGGGCCGGCAGGACCGTCGTCGTGGGCGGCCGGCGCCCAACGGTCCGACCCGTGCGCTGGGCGCGGGAGGACCCGCCGGGCGGCGGGCCGCTCGCCGCGCTCGACGCGGGGGTGCGCGACGTCGAGGCGGACACCGTGATCGTCCTCTCCGCCGACCTGCCGTTCCTGGGCGCCCCGACGGTCCACCGGCTGATCGGGACGCTGGACACCAGCGGCCGGGAGGCGGCGCTGCTGGTCGACGCCGACGGGCGGGACCAGCCGCTGGTCGCCGCCTACCGGGCCGAGCCGCTGCGCCGTGAACTGGCCCTGCTGGCCACGGAACACGGGAACCTCACCGGTCTGCCCCTGCGTCTGCTGTCGCACGAACTCGACCTCGCCCGCGTCGATGCCGATCCCTTCGCCTCGTTCGACTGCGACACCTGGGAAGACATCTCCACGGCCCGGGCCCGTATCAGAGAGCATGGGACCGTGCTGGACGAATGGATCACCGCAGTCAAGGACGAACTCGGCATCGAGCTGGACGTCGACATCCCTCTCCTCCTGGACCTCGCCCGTGACGCCGCGCACGGCGTCGCCAGGCCCGCCGCCCCGCTGACGACCTTCCTGGTCGGGTACGCGGCGGGCCGGGCCGGCGGAGACGGTCCCGAGGCGGTGGAGGCGGCGACCCGCAAGGCGGTGGCGCTGGCCCTGCGCTGGGCCGACGAGGCGGCCGGGACCGACGGTCCCGCCGCGGACGCCGGGGGCGCCAAGGGGGCCGACGCCGGATGA
- a CDS encoding dihydrolipoamide acetyltransferase family protein: MAQVLEFRLPDLGEGLTEAEIVHWLVEVGDVVAIDQPVVEVETAKAMVEVPCPYGGVVTARYGEEGTELPVGAPLLTVAVGASEPVADGGQAPEKAAAPETSPADEGSGNVLVGYGTGAPAARRRRVRQASPAVASVPAAPAVAPVPAPVVARANGSAGPAGPVAVVSPLVRRLARENGLDLRTLTGSGREGLILRSDVEQAVRRAATEAQTPASESTEAAGTAGSVSARPDVVRVPLRGVRGAVADKLSRSRHEIPDATCWVDADATELMAARTAMNAAGGPKISLLALLARICVAGLARHPELNSTVDLAAKEIVRLPGVHLGFAAQTERGLVVPVVRDAHRRDAESLSAEFARLTEAGRSGTLTPGDLTGGTFTLNNYGVFGVDGSTPIINHPEAAMLGVGRIIPKPWVHQGELAVRQVVQLSLTFDHRVCDGGTAGGFLRYVADCVENPAVLLRTL; the protein is encoded by the coding sequence ATGGCCCAGGTGCTCGAATTCAGGCTGCCCGACCTCGGGGAGGGACTGACCGAGGCGGAGATCGTCCACTGGCTGGTGGAGGTGGGCGACGTCGTCGCCATAGACCAGCCGGTCGTGGAGGTCGAGACGGCCAAGGCGATGGTCGAGGTGCCCTGCCCGTACGGGGGTGTGGTCACCGCGCGCTACGGCGAGGAGGGCACGGAGCTGCCCGTCGGGGCCCCGCTGCTGACCGTCGCGGTAGGCGCGTCCGAGCCCGTGGCGGACGGGGGGCAGGCACCGGAGAAGGCCGCCGCTCCGGAGACGTCGCCGGCCGACGAGGGGTCGGGCAATGTGCTGGTCGGGTACGGCACGGGCGCGCCCGCCGCGCGCAGGCGCCGGGTCCGGCAGGCGTCCCCGGCGGTCGCTTCCGTCCCCGCCGCGCCGGCGGTGGCTCCCGTGCCCGCGCCCGTTGTGGCGCGGGCGAACGGGTCCGCCGGTCCCGCCGGTCCTGTCGCGGTCGTGTCGCCGCTGGTCCGCAGGCTCGCGCGGGAGAACGGCCTCGATCTACGGACGCTGACGGGTTCGGGGCGCGAGGGCCTGATCCTGCGCTCGGACGTCGAACAGGCCGTCCGGCGGGCGGCCACGGAGGCGCAGACCCCTGCCTCCGAGTCCACGGAGGCGGCGGGAACCGCCGGATCCGTGAGCGCGCGGCCGGACGTCGTCCGGGTGCCGCTGCGGGGCGTACGGGGCGCGGTCGCGGACAAGCTGTCCCGCAGCCGCCACGAGATCCCGGACGCCACCTGCTGGGTCGACGCGGACGCGACGGAGCTGATGGCGGCCCGTACGGCGATGAACGCGGCCGGCGGCCCGAAGATCTCCCTCCTCGCGCTGCTCGCCCGGATCTGTGTCGCGGGCCTCGCCCGTCACCCGGAGCTGAACTCCACGGTGGACCTGGCCGCCAAGGAGATCGTGCGGCTGCCCGGCGTCCATCTGGGCTTCGCCGCCCAGACCGAGCGCGGGCTGGTGGTCCCGGTCGTGCGGGACGCGCACCGCCGTGACGCGGAGTCCCTGAGCGCCGAGTTCGCCCGCCTGACGGAGGCGGGCCGCTCCGGCACGCTGACACCGGGCGACCTGACCGGCGGGACGTTCACGCTCAACAACTACGGGGTGTTCGGGGTCGACGGTTCGACGCCGATCATCAATCACCCGGAGGCCGCGATGCTCGGGGTGGGCCGGATCATCCCCAAGCCGTGGGTGCACCAGGGGGAGTTGGCCGTACGGCAGGTCGTCCAGCTGTCCCTCACCTTCGACCACCGGGTCTGCGACGGCGGTACGGCGGGCGGCTTCCTCCGTTATGTGGCGGACTGCGTCGAGAACCCGGCGGTGCTCCTGCGGACCCTCTGA
- a CDS encoding alpha-ketoacid dehydrogenase subunit beta, with translation MTTTAVKPATMASALQRALRDAMAEDPSVHVLGEDVGTLGGVFRITDGLAAEFGDDRCTDTPLAEAGILGTAVGMAMYGLRPVVEMQFDAFAYPSFEQLISHVAKMRNRTRGAMPLPITVRVPYGGGIGGVEHHSDSSEAYYMATAGLHVVTPATVDDAYGMLRAAIASDDPVVFLEPKRLYWSKAQWSPDEPAAVEPIGRAVVRRRGTSATLITYGPSVPVCLEAAEAARAEGWDLEVVDLRSLVPFDDETVAASVRRTGRAVVVHESTGFGGPGGEIAARVTERCFHHLEAPVLRVAGFDIPYPPPMLERHHLPGVDRVLDAVARLQWETES, from the coding sequence ATGACCACCACCGCGGTGAAGCCCGCCACGATGGCGTCGGCCCTCCAGCGCGCGCTGCGGGACGCGATGGCGGAGGACCCGTCCGTCCACGTCCTGGGAGAGGACGTCGGCACGCTGGGCGGGGTCTTCCGGATCACCGACGGCCTGGCGGCGGAGTTCGGCGACGACCGCTGCACGGACACCCCGCTCGCCGAGGCGGGCATCCTGGGGACGGCCGTCGGCATGGCGATGTACGGGCTGCGGCCCGTGGTCGAGATGCAGTTCGACGCCTTCGCCTATCCGTCGTTCGAGCAGCTCATCAGCCATGTGGCCAAGATGCGCAACCGCACACGCGGGGCGATGCCGCTGCCGATCACCGTGCGGGTGCCGTACGGCGGCGGGATCGGCGGGGTCGAGCACCACAGCGACTCCTCCGAGGCGTACTACATGGCGACCGCAGGGCTCCACGTCGTGACACCGGCGACGGTGGACGACGCGTACGGCATGCTGCGGGCCGCGATCGCCTCCGACGACCCGGTGGTCTTCCTGGAGCCGAAGCGGCTGTACTGGTCGAAGGCGCAGTGGTCGCCGGACGAACCGGCCGCGGTCGAGCCGATCGGGCGCGCGGTCGTACGGCGCCGGGGCACGAGCGCCACGCTCATCACGTACGGGCCCTCCGTGCCGGTCTGTCTGGAGGCGGCCGAGGCGGCCCGCGCCGAGGGCTGGGACCTGGAGGTCGTCGACCTGCGCTCGCTGGTGCCGTTCGACGACGAGACGGTGGCCGCGTCCGTACGGCGTACGGGCCGGGCGGTGGTGGTCCACGAGTCCACCGGTTTCGGCGGACCCGGCGGGGAGATCGCCGCCCGGGTCACCGAACGGTGCTTCCACCATCTGGAGGCGCCGGTGCTGCGGGTCGCGGGATTCGACATCCCCTATCCGCCGCCCATGCTGGAGAGGCACCATCTTCCCGGGGTGGACCGGGTGCTGGACGCGGTCGCGCGGCTCCAGTGGGAGACGGAGAGCTGA
- the pdhA gene encoding pyruvate dehydrogenase (acetyl-transferring) E1 component subunit alpha, producing MKKSSTSVQELPGAAVRRPTPPPAWQPRTDPAPLLPDPEPFRVLGTPAAAGADPALLLRLYTELVRGRRYNTQATALTKQGRLAVYPSSTGQEACEVAAALVLEDRDWLFPSYRDTLAAVARGLDPVQALTLLRGDWHTGYDPHEHRVAPLSTPLATQLPHAVGLAHAARLKGDDVVALALVGDGGTSEGDFHEALNFAAVWRAPVVFLVQNNGFAISVPLAKQSAAPSLAHKAVGYGMPGRLVDGNDAIAVHTVLAEAMDRARRGEGPTLVEAVTYRVEAHTNADDATRYREDSEVQAWRAHDPVKLMERELLERGVLDEAGIKKAAEGAEVMAARLRERMNAEPTLDPMDLFTHVYAEQTTQLAEQAALLRAELEASADPAPSGDARDAGSTGGEAAGERR from the coding sequence GTGAAGAAGAGCAGTACTTCGGTTCAGGAACTGCCGGGTGCCGCCGTCCGCCGGCCCACCCCGCCCCCGGCGTGGCAGCCGCGTACCGACCCGGCCCCGCTGCTTCCGGACCCCGAGCCGTTCCGCGTGCTCGGCACGCCCGCCGCGGCCGGCGCCGACCCCGCGCTGCTGCTGCGGCTCTACACCGAGCTGGTCCGTGGCCGCCGGTACAACACGCAGGCCACGGCCCTGACCAAGCAGGGCAGGCTCGCGGTCTACCCGTCCAGCACCGGCCAGGAGGCCTGCGAGGTCGCCGCCGCGCTGGTCCTGGAGGACCGGGACTGGCTCTTCCCCAGCTACCGCGACACCCTCGCTGCCGTGGCGCGCGGGCTCGACCCCGTACAGGCCCTGACGCTGCTGCGCGGCGACTGGCACACCGGGTACGACCCGCACGAGCACCGCGTCGCGCCCCTCTCCACGCCCCTCGCCACCCAGCTGCCGCACGCGGTGGGCCTGGCGCACGCGGCCCGCCTCAAGGGCGACGACGTGGTCGCGCTCGCCCTGGTGGGCGACGGCGGGACCAGCGAGGGCGACTTCCACGAGGCGCTGAACTTCGCGGCCGTGTGGCGGGCCCCGGTCGTCTTCCTCGTGCAGAACAACGGCTTCGCGATCTCCGTGCCGCTCGCCAAGCAGAGCGCGGCGCCCTCCCTGGCCCACAAGGCCGTCGGGTACGGGATGCCGGGCCGCCTGGTCGACGGGAACGACGCGATCGCGGTGCACACCGTCCTCGCGGAGGCCATGGACCGGGCCAGGCGCGGCGAGGGGCCGACGCTGGTCGAGGCCGTGACGTACCGCGTGGAGGCCCACACGAACGCCGACGACGCGACGCGCTACCGCGAGGACAGCGAGGTCCAGGCGTGGCGCGCGCACGACCCCGTGAAGCTCATGGAGCGCGAGCTGCTGGAGCGCGGTGTCCTGGACGAGGCCGGTATCAAGAAAGCGGCCGAGGGCGCCGAGGTGATGGCCGCGCGGCTGCGGGAGCGGATGAACGCCGAGCCGACGCTCGACCCCATGGACCTGTTCACGCATGTCTACGCCGAGCAGACCACCCAGTTGGCGGAGCAGGCGGCGCTGCTCCGGGCGGAGCTGGAGGCGTCGGCGGATCCGGCGCCGTCCGGAGACGCCCGGGACGCCGGGAGCACCGGCGGGGAAGCGGCGGGTGAGCGGCGATGA
- a CDS encoding Lrp/AsnC family transcriptional regulator — protein sequence MGAEQMAEGTDRASGAEGGEGAAPIPPPTPQPAVPPSAPPAALPPRPLDAIDRDILRILRADGRASVRSVAERVHVSRANAYARINRLIDDGVIRGFSARVNEERAGQGASAYITLKIVQNSWRTVREQLQGLPGATHIALVSGDFDVLLLVHTADNRTLRELVLTRLQAIPEVLSTRTLLVFEETDLDQGTPGPQGPPPRAPL from the coding sequence ATGGGAGCTGAACAAATGGCCGAGGGCACGGACCGGGCGTCCGGCGCGGAGGGCGGCGAGGGCGCGGCACCGATCCCGCCGCCGACCCCGCAACCGGCTGTTCCGCCGAGCGCTCCACCAGCCGCTCTGCCGCCGCGTCCTTTGGACGCGATAGACCGCGACATCCTGCGGATCCTCCGCGCGGACGGCCGGGCCTCCGTACGGTCCGTGGCCGAGCGGGTCCACGTCTCGCGCGCCAACGCGTACGCGCGGATCAATCGCCTGATAGACGACGGCGTGATCCGCGGGTTCAGCGCCCGGGTGAACGAGGAGCGGGCGGGGCAGGGCGCCTCCGCCTACATCACCCTCAAGATCGTGCAGAACTCCTGGCGCACGGTGCGCGAGCAGCTCCAGGGGCTGCCGGGCGCCACCCACATCGCGCTGGTCAGCGGTGATTTCGACGTCCTGCTGCTGGTCCACACGGCGGACAACAGGACCCTGCGCGAACTGGTCCTCACCCGGCTCCAGGCGATCCCCGAGGTGCTCTCGACCCGCACGCTGCTGGTCTTCGAGGAGACGGACCTGGACCAGGGCACTCCGGGCCCCCAGGGCCCGCCCCCGCGCGCGCCTCTTTAG
- a CDS encoding TetR/AcrR family transcriptional regulator, with protein MTTPKRDTYTPETLLTVAVRVFNERGYDGTSMEHLSKAAGISKSSIYHHVVGKEELLRRAVSRALDGLFGILDEDGASRGRAVEQVEYVVRRTVEVLMAELPYVTLLLRVRGNTQTERWAMERRREFDQRVAGLLKDAAADGDLRADMDTRLATRLLFGTINSLVEWYRPQPAGGYDREQVADAVVRLAFDGLRRARTK; from the coding sequence ATGACCACGCCCAAGCGGGACACGTACACGCCCGAGACCCTGCTGACCGTCGCCGTGCGGGTCTTCAACGAGCGGGGCTACGACGGCACGTCCATGGAGCATCTCTCCAAGGCGGCCGGGATCTCCAAATCCTCCATATACCACCACGTGGTGGGCAAGGAGGAGTTGCTGAGGCGCGCGGTCAGCCGGGCGCTCGACGGGCTCTTCGGGATCCTCGACGAGGACGGGGCGTCGCGCGGCCGGGCGGTCGAACAGGTCGAATACGTCGTCCGCCGCACGGTCGAGGTGCTGATGGCCGAGCTGCCGTACGTGACGCTGCTGCTGCGCGTGCGCGGCAACACGCAGACCGAGCGCTGGGCGATGGAGCGGCGCAGGGAGTTCGACCAGAGGGTGGCCGGTCTGCTCAAGGACGCGGCGGCGGACGGGGACCTGCGGGCCGACATGGACACGCGGCTGGCGACCCGGCTGCTCTTCGGGACGATCAACTCGCTGGTGGAGTGGTACCGCCCGCAGCCGGCCGGCGGGTACGACCGCGAACAGGTCGCGGACGCGGTGGTACGACTGGCCTTCGACGGGCTGCGCAGAGCACGGACGAAGTGA
- a CDS encoding 3-hydroxyacyl-CoA dehydrogenase — MTAIETGRVVAVVGTGTMGQGIAQVALVAGHPVRLHDAMPGRAAEAATALLARLDRLVEKGRLGPAERDAARTRLRPATHLSELADAALVVEAVLEDLTVKRALFAALEDIVGDDCVLATNTSSLSVTAVAGGLRRPGRSVGLHFFNPAPLLPLVEVVGGFATDPQVVQDAYDTVLAWGKTPVRSEDTPGFIVNRIARPFYAEALRVYEEGGADAATIDAVLRESGGFRMGPFALTDLIGQDVNESVTRSVWEAFSYDQKFTPSLAQRRLVESGRLGRKSGRGWFPYGEGTEGPAAPHTAAPAAAPASVSVYGDLFAADVLPELIAEAGIGVVREKSPDADRPGWIELPGGTRLFLSDGSAADNADLPVIHFDLALDYRTATRIALAPASRVDEASLAQAVGLFQALGKDVSVIADVPGMIVSRTVAMLVDFALDARARGVATGEAVDTAMRLGVNYPRGPVEWGAELGARWVLTALELLHDEYPTGRYAPSQALRRLAAALEDDAS, encoded by the coding sequence ATGACAGCAATCGAGACGGGCCGTGTCGTCGCGGTCGTCGGCACCGGCACCATGGGCCAGGGAATCGCCCAGGTGGCGCTGGTGGCCGGCCATCCCGTACGGCTCCACGACGCGATGCCGGGACGGGCGGCGGAGGCCGCCACCGCGCTCCTCGCCCGTCTCGACCGGCTGGTGGAGAAGGGCAGGCTCGGCCCGGCGGAGCGGGACGCCGCCCGCACGCGGCTGCGTCCGGCCACCCACCTCTCGGAGCTGGCGGACGCCGCGCTCGTCGTGGAGGCCGTCCTGGAGGACCTCACGGTCAAGCGGGCCCTGTTCGCGGCTCTGGAGGACATCGTCGGGGACGACTGCGTCCTCGCCACCAACACCTCCTCCCTCTCCGTCACCGCCGTCGCGGGCGGCCTGCGCCGCCCCGGGCGCTCCGTGGGACTGCACTTCTTCAACCCGGCGCCCCTCCTGCCCCTCGTGGAGGTCGTCGGCGGCTTCGCCACGGACCCGCAGGTCGTCCAGGACGCGTACGACACCGTCCTGGCCTGGGGCAAGACGCCGGTGCGCAGCGAGGACACCCCCGGCTTCATCGTGAACCGGATCGCGCGCCCCTTCTACGCCGAGGCCCTGCGGGTGTACGAGGAGGGGGGCGCCGACGCCGCCACCATCGACGCGGTCCTGCGGGAGAGCGGCGGCTTCCGGATGGGCCCCTTCGCGCTGACCGACCTGATCGGCCAGGACGTCAACGAGTCCGTCACCCGGTCCGTCTGGGAGGCCTTCTCCTACGATCAGAAGTTCACCCCGTCACTGGCGCAGCGCCGCCTGGTCGAATCGGGGCGGCTGGGCCGCAAGTCCGGGCGCGGCTGGTTCCCGTACGGAGAGGGCACCGAGGGCCCGGCCGCGCCGCACACCGCGGCGCCGGCGGCCGCGCCCGCGTCCGTCTCCGTATACGGAGACCTGTTCGCGGCGGACGTGCTGCCCGAGCTGATCGCGGAGGCGGGCATCGGAGTCGTACGCGAGAAGAGCCCGGATGCGGACCGCCCCGGCTGGATCGAACTGCCCGGCGGAACGCGCCTGTTCCTGTCCGACGGCTCGGCCGCCGACAACGCCGACCTGCCCGTGATCCACTTCGATCTCGCGCTGGACTACCGCACCGCGACGCGGATCGCGCTCGCCCCCGCGTCCCGGGTGGACGAGGCGTCCCTCGCGCAGGCCGTCGGCCTGTTCCAGGCGCTGGGCAAGGACGTGAGCGTCATCGCCGACGTCCCTGGCATGATCGTGAGCCGTACGGTCGCGATGCTCGTCGACTTCGCGCTCGACGCGCGGGCGCGCGGGGTGGCGACCGGTGAGGCCGTCGACACCGCGATGCGCCTCGGCGTCAACTACCCGCGCGGGCCCGTCGAGTGGGGCGCGGAACTGGGCGCCCGCTGGGTGCTGACCGCACTGGAACTCCTCCACGACGAGTACCCCACGGGCCGCTACGCCCCTTCCCAGGCGCTCCGCCGCCTGGCCGCCGCGCTGGAGGACGACGCGTCATGA
- the paaN gene encoding phenylacetic acid degradation protein PaaN, with product MAARLSPQQLSEKHRPTLDQALDTIRTRAYWSPHPEHPKAYGESAPADGLAAFQALRGTRFELDQPGTDGWTGGEVSPYGPALEVTYPHADVDVLLPAMRAGTAAWRDAGPETRALVCVEILARISARTHEFAHAVMHTSGQAFMMAFQAGGPHAQDRGLEAVAYAFAEQTRTPSVADWSKPQGKRDPLELTKSFTAVPRGIALLVGCNTFPTWNGYPGLFASLATGNAVLVKPHPRAVLPLALTVKVAREVLAETGFDPNLVALAVERPGEGIAKTLAVRPEIRIIDYTGSTAFGDWLETHARQAQVYTEKAGVNTVLVDSTDNYRGMLSNLAFSLSLYSGQMCTTPQNLLIPKDGITTDAGEKSYDEVVADLAAAVDGLLGDDARANALLGALVNDGVKDRLATAGTLGEVALASREVPHPDFPDAVVRTPAIVRADGARKAWDKAWEEGIEAEVPYLSECFGPVSFAVAVDSTEDALELLRRTVRERGAMTVGAYTTSEATERAVEEVCLEESAQLSLNLTGGVYVNQTAAFSDFHGSGGNPAANAALCDAAFVAHRFRVVEVRRQA from the coding sequence ATGGCCGCCCGTCTCAGCCCCCAGCAGCTCTCCGAGAAGCACCGGCCCACGCTCGACCAGGCCCTCGACACGATCCGCACCCGCGCCTACTGGTCGCCGCACCCCGAGCACCCGAAGGCGTACGGCGAGAGCGCGCCGGCCGACGGCCTCGCCGCCTTCCAGGCCCTGCGCGGCACCCGCTTCGAGCTGGACCAGCCCGGCACGGACGGCTGGACGGGCGGCGAGGTCTCGCCCTACGGCCCGGCGCTGGAGGTCACCTATCCGCACGCCGACGTGGACGTCCTGCTCCCCGCCATGCGCGCGGGCACGGCCGCCTGGCGGGACGCGGGGCCCGAGACCCGCGCCCTGGTCTGCGTGGAGATCCTGGCGCGGATCAGCGCCCGGACGCACGAGTTCGCGCACGCGGTGATGCACACCAGCGGCCAGGCCTTCATGATGGCGTTCCAGGCGGGCGGGCCGCACGCCCAGGACCGCGGCCTCGAAGCGGTGGCGTACGCGTTCGCGGAGCAGACCCGCACCCCGTCGGTGGCGGACTGGTCCAAGCCGCAGGGCAAGCGCGACCCCCTGGAGCTGACGAAGTCCTTCACCGCCGTCCCGCGCGGCATCGCGCTGCTGGTCGGCTGCAACACGTTCCCCACGTGGAACGGGTATCCGGGCCTGTTCGCCTCCCTCGCCACGGGCAACGCCGTCCTCGTCAAGCCGCACCCGCGCGCGGTCCTGCCGCTCGCGCTGACGGTGAAGGTCGCCCGCGAAGTGCTCGCCGAGACCGGCTTCGACCCGAATCTGGTCGCGCTCGCCGTGGAGCGTCCCGGCGAGGGCATCGCCAAGACCCTGGCCGTCCGCCCCGAGATCCGGATCATCGACTACACGGGGTCCACCGCGTTCGGCGACTGGCTGGAGACCCACGCCCGCCAGGCGCAGGTCTACACGGAGAAGGCCGGGGTCAACACCGTCCTCGTGGACTCCACCGACAACTACCGCGGCATGCTCTCCAACCTCGCTTTCTCCCTGTCGCTGTACAGCGGCCAGATGTGCACCACGCCGCAGAACCTGCTCATCCCCAAGGACGGCATCACGACCGACGCGGGCGAGAAGTCGTACGACGAGGTGGTCGCGGACCTCGCCGCCGCGGTGGACGGCCTGCTGGGCGACGACGCGCGGGCCAACGCCCTGCTCGGCGCGCTCGTGAACGACGGGGTGAAGGACCGGCTGGCGACGGCCGGCACGCTCGGCGAGGTCGCGCTCGCCTCCCGCGAGGTCCCGCACCCGGACTTCCCGGACGCCGTGGTGCGTACGCCCGCGATCGTCCGGGCCGACGGCGCGCGCAAGGCGTGGGACAAGGCCTGGGAAGAGGGCATCGAGGCGGAGGTGCCGTATCTGTCCGAGTGCTTCGGCCCGGTGTCGTTCGCGGTCGCCGTCGACTCGACGGAGGACGCCCTGGAGCTGCTGCGGCGGACCGTGCGCGAGCGGGGCGCGATGACTGTCGGCGCGTACACGACCTCCGAGGCCACCGAGCGCGCCGTCGAGGAGGTCTGCCTGGAGGAGTCCGCGCAGCTCTCGCTGAACCTCACCGGCGGGGTGTACGTGAACCAGACGGCGGCGTTCTCCGACTTCCACGGCTCCGGCGGCAACCCGGCGGCCAACGCCGCCCTGTGCGACGCGGCCTTCGTCGCCCACCGCTTCCGCGTGGTGGAGGTCCGCCGCCAGGCGTGA
- a CDS encoding TrmH family RNA methyltransferase has protein sequence MSSEARAGDEAPVQYDDGFGKEIGVGPHPEPWPRGERYDPGLLAGGDRRNVVDGYRYWTHEAIVADLDTRRHDFHVAVENWGHDFNIGSVVRTANAFLAREIHIVGRRRWNRRGAMVTDRYQHVRHHPGTAELTAWAAAEGLPIIGIDNLPGAVPLERTELPRRCVLLFGQEGPGLTEEARKHAAMVCSIAQFGSTRSINAGAAAAIAMHAWIQRYADVPAPPTA, from the coding sequence GTGAGCAGCGAAGCACGGGCCGGGGACGAAGCGCCCGTCCAGTACGACGACGGGTTCGGCAAGGAGATCGGTGTCGGGCCCCATCCGGAGCCGTGGCCGAGGGGTGAGCGGTACGACCCCGGGCTGCTGGCCGGCGGCGACCGGCGCAACGTGGTCGACGGCTACCGGTACTGGACGCACGAGGCGATCGTCGCCGATCTCGACACCCGGCGGCACGACTTCCATGTGGCGGTGGAGAACTGGGGCCATGACTTCAACATCGGCTCCGTGGTCCGTACCGCCAACGCCTTCCTCGCGCGGGAGATCCACATCGTGGGGCGGCGGCGCTGGAACCGGCGCGGGGCGATGGTCACCGACCGCTACCAGCATGTGCGCCACCACCCCGGCACCGCCGAGCTGACCGCCTGGGCGGCGGCCGAGGGCCTGCCGATCATCGGGATCGACAACCTGCCGGGGGCCGTACCGCTGGAGCGGACCGAGCTGCCGCGCCGCTGTGTCCTGCTCTTCGGCCAGGAGGGTCCCGGGCTGACCGAGGAGGCCAGGAAGCACGCCGCGATGGTCTGCTCGATCGCCCAGTTCGGCTCGACGCGCTCGATCAACGCGGGCGCGGCGGCGGCGATCGCCATGCACGCGTGGATCCAGCGCTACGCGGACGTCCCGGCGCCGCCCACCGCCTGA